A genomic region of Trifolium pratense cultivar HEN17-A07 linkage group LG3, ARS_RC_1.1, whole genome shotgun sequence contains the following coding sequences:
- the LOC123916360 gene encoding protein STRICTOSIDINE SYNTHASE-LIKE 11-like produces MLNMTSNIAVVIGLLISLILYSPSMVVYCKLLDRFYLPSSLTGPESLAFDSIGGGPYTGVSDGRILKYDEECSCFLEFAHISPDRNNTLCGGISDFSELQETCGRPMGLSFDYNTRELYIADAYYGLVKVPFDGGAATQLVANGMLGNPFGFLAGVDVDPQTGIVYFTEASSQYKIRDLDKLLNSTDYSGNLFRYDPTTNKTTVLLSYLTVAAGVAVSNNGSFVLVSEYMANRIRRVWLTGPNAYTSEIFLHLPGRPDSIRRNSRNEFWVAVNYPFGSPPPPVPPVLPLGLRINEEGLILEAVPLVEEFSTESVSEIQEAEGKLYATSLRESYVNILNL; encoded by the exons ATGTTGAACATGACTAGCAACATAGCTGTTGTAATTGGGCTCTTAATCTCCCTAATCCTCTATTCACCATCTATGGTTGTCTATTGCAAATTACTGGATAGATTCTATCTTCCATCATCATTAACAGGCCCTGAGTCCCTAGCATTTGATTCCATTGGTGGAGGACCTTATACTGGTGTTTCTGATGGAAGAATTCTAAAATATGATGAAGAATGTTCTTGTTTCCTTGAATTTGCTCACATTTCACCAGACAG GAACAATACACTGTGTGGTGGCATTTCTGACTTCTCAGAACTCCAAGAAACGTGTGGGAGGCCTATGGGGTTGAGTTTCGATTACAACACAAGGGAATTATATATAGCTGATGCTTATTATGGGCTTGTGAAGGTTCCTTTTGATGGAGGTGCTGCAACACAACTTGTTGCTAATGGTATGCTAGGCAACCCTTTTGGTTTTCTTGCTGGTGTGGATGTAGATCCTCAAACTGGAATTGTTTATTTCACGGAAGCTAGCTCTCAGTACAAGATCAG GGATCTCGATAAACTGCTAAATAGCACGGATTATTCGGGAAACCTATTCAGATACGATCCAACAACAAATAAAACCACAGTGTTGCTCAGCTATCTAACTGTGGCAGCTGGGGTAGCAGTTAGCAACAATGGTTCATTTGTCCTTGTTAGCGAGTATATGGCAAACAGAATTCGGAGAGTCTGGCTAACAGGACCTAATGCATATACTTCAGAGATATTCTTGCACCTTCCGGGAAGACCAGATAGCATCAGAAGGAACTCAAGGAACGAATTTTGGGTGGCAGTGAATTATCCTTTTgggtcaccaccaccaccagtaCCTCCTGTTTTGCCTCTAGGACTAAGAATCAACGAGGAAGGTTTAATTTTAGAGGCTGTTCCTCTTGTTGAGGAGTTCAGTACTGAATCGGTCAGTGAAATTCAAGAAGCTGAGGGAAAACTCTATGCTACATCGTTGCGCGAGTCCTATGTTAACATTCTCAATCTCTAA